A window of Longimicrobium sp. contains these coding sequences:
- a CDS encoding VF530 family protein: MTAAPEQPHNPLHGVTLERMLTELVDHFGWEAMGQRIAIRCFTADPSIGSSLKFLRKTPWAREKVEGMYLYMLREKARQARRGSSPKASPEG; encoded by the coding sequence ATGACCGCCGCGCCAGAACAGCCCCACAACCCGCTGCACGGCGTAACGCTCGAGCGGATGCTGACCGAGCTGGTGGACCACTTCGGGTGGGAGGCGATGGGGCAGCGCATCGCCATCCGCTGCTTCACCGCCGATCCCAGCATCGGCTCCAGCCTCAAGTTCCTGCGCAAGACGCCGTGGGCGCGCGAAAAGGTGGAGGGGATGTACCTCTACATGCTCCGCGAAAAGGCCAGGCAGGCGCGGCGGGGTTCCTCACCCAAGGCATCCCCCGAGGGATGA